The region CTTCTATCGGTCAAGTGGATCCTGAAGACATGTATTACCTCATGAGCCGTGGCTTGGATAAGGCAACTGCAGAACGCTTGGTTGTTCGTGGTTTCCTTGGATCTGTTATCGTTGAGATTCCAGTCAAGGAAGTTCGTGATGAAATGATTGCAACTATCGAAGAAAAATTGTCAAAACGCTAAGGGGTAGCCTATGTTAGATGTAGAAGTGATTCGCAAGGATTTTCCAATTTTAGACCAGATTGTTAATGATGAACCATTGGTTTATTTGGACAATGCTGCGACGACACAAAAACCACTAGCAGTTCTTGAAACAATCAACCGCTACTATGAGCAGGACAATGCCAATGTTCACCGTGGTGTCCATACCTTGGCAGAACGAGCGACAGCTTCTTATGAGGCGGCTCGTGAAACCATTGGTAAGTTTATCAATGCAGGTTCTACAAAGGAAGTTCTCTTTACCAGAGGAACGACAACCAGTCTTAACTGGGTGGCGCGCTTTGCGGAGGAAGTCTTGACTGAGGGAGACCAGGTCTTGATTTCTGTCATGGAACACCATTCCAATATCATTCCTTGGCAGGAAGCCTGCCGTAAGACTGGGGCAGAGCTTGTCTATGTCTATCTCAAGGATGGAGCTCTGGATATGGATGATTTGCGAGCTAAATTGACTGATAAAGTTAAGTTTGTCTCCCTTGCCCACGCCTCAAATGTTCTGGGTGTGGTCAATCCAATCAAAGAAATCACTCAATTAGCTCATCAAGTTGGAGCCATTATGGTGGTGGATGGTGCTCAATCTACGCCTCATATGAAGATTGATGTTCAGGACTTGGATGTGGACTTCTTTGCCTTTTCAGGCCACAAGATGGCGGGTCCAACTGGTATCGGTGTTCTTTACGGTAAAGAAAAGTATCTGGAACAAATGTCACCAGTTGAATTTGGCGGTGAGATGATTGATTTCGTCTATGAGCAATCTGCTAGTTGGAAGGAATTGCCTTGGAAATTCGAGGCTGGAACTCCTAACATGGCAGGTGCTATCGGACTAGCTACTGCAATAGATTATCTTGAAAAGATTGGTATGGATGCGATTGAAGCTCATGAACAGGAGTTAATCTCTTACGTCTTTCCAAAACTGCAGGCGATTGAGGGATTGACTATTTATGGTTCGCAGGACTTGGCTCAACGTTCAGGTGTTATTGCCTTTAACCTAGGCGATCTTCATCCGCACGACCTTGCGACTGCTTTGGATTATGAAGGAGTGGCTGTTCGTGCAGGTCACCACTGTGCGCAACCCTTGCTTCAGTATTTGGATGTCCCAGCAACAGCTCGCGCAAGTTTTTATATCTACAATACCAAGGCAGATTGCGACAAGCTAGTCGATGCCTTACAAAAGACAAAGGAGTTTTTCAATGGCACTTTCTAAACTAGATAGCCTTTATATGGCAGTGGTAGCGGACCATTCGAAAAATCCACATCACCAAGGGAAGTTAGAAGACGCTGAACAAATCAGTCTCAACAATCCAACCTGTGGAGATGTTATCAATCTCTCTGTCAAGTTTGATGCAGAGGAGCGTTTGGAGGATATCGCTTTTCTAAACTCAGGCTGTACCATCTCAACTGCTTCTGCTAGTATGATGACGGACGCAGTTTTAGGAAAAACCAAACAAGAAATTTTAGAACTTGCGACTATTTTTTCTGAGATGGTTCAAGGGCAAAAAGATGACAGACAAGATAGTCTTGGAGATGCAGCCTTCTTGTCAGGTGTTGCCAAATTTCCTCAACGAATCAAGTGTGCAACCCTAGCCTGGAATGCCCTTAAGAAAACAATTGAAAATCAAGAAAACAAGTAAGGCAAGTTTCTTTTGTCTTATGAATCAGTAGAAATGAAGAATGAAAGAAAGGATATTATGGCTGAAGAAAGAGTAGAACCAAAACCAATTGATCTTGGTGAATATAAATTTGGTTTCCATGATGATGTAAAGCCTGTCCTATCGACAGGAAAAGGATTGAATGAAGATGTCATTCGTGAATTATCAGCTGCAAAGGGAGAACCTGAGTGGATGTTAGAATTCCGTTTGAAGTCTTATGAAACTTTCAAAAAAATGCCCATGCAAACTTGGGGAGCAGACTTGTCAGAGATTGATTTTGATGACTTGATCTACTACCAAAAACCATCTGATAAACCAGCTCGTTCATGGGATGAAGTTCCTGAAAAAATCAAAGAAACCTTTGAACGTATTGGGATTCCGGAAGCTGAGCGTGCCTATCTAGCAGGGGCCTCTGCCCAGTATGAGTCAGAAGTGGTTTACCACAACATGAAGGAAGAGTTCCAGAAATTGGGCATTATCTTTACAGATACAGATTCTGCCCTCAAGGAATACCCAGACTTGTTTAAACAATACTTTGCTAAGTTGGTACCGCCAACAGATAACAAGTTGGCTGCCCTTAACTCAGCAGTATGGTCTGGTGGAACCTTTATCTACGTACCAAAAGGAGTCAAGGTAGATATTCCACTTCAAACTTATTTCCGTATCAACAATGAAAATACAGGTCAATTTGAACGTACCTTGATTATCGTTGATGAGGGAGCAAGTGTCCACTACGTAGAGGGCTGTACTGCGCCTACTTATTCAAGTAACAGTTTGCACGCTGCCATCGTAGAAATTTTTGCCTTGGATGGAGCTTATATGCGTTATACGACTATCCAAAACTGGTCTGATAATGTCTATAACTTGGTAACAAAGCGTGCTAAGGCTCAAAAGGATGCCACTGTTGAGTGGATTGATGGAAACTTGGGTGCCAAAACAACCATGAAATATCCATCTGTTTATCTTGATGGAGAAGGAGCGCGTGGTACAATGCTCTCTATTGCCTTTGCCAATGCAGGGCAACATCAAGACACAGGAGCTAAGATGATTCATAACGCACCACATACCAGCTCTTCTATCGTATCTAAATCCATCGCTAAAGGCGGAGGAAAGGTTGACTACCGTGGACAAGTAACCTTTAACAAGAACTCTAAGAAATCTGTTTCTCACATTGAGTGTGATACCATTATCATGGATGACTTATCAGCATCAGATACTATTCCATTTAATGAAATTCATAATTCGCAAGTAGCTTTGGAACACGAAGCCAAGGTTTCTAAGATTTCAGAAGAACAGCTCTATTACCTCATGAGCCGTGGATTGTCAGAATCTGAGGCAACTGAGATGATTGTTATGGGATTTGTAGAACCCTTTACAAAAGAGCTTCCAATGGAGTATGCTGTTGAGCTGAACCGCTTGATTAGCTACGAAATGGAAGGATCAGTTGGGTAAAAATATGTAAAATCTGAGCAGAATTTATTTCTGTTCAGATTTTTTTGAAAAATCATCTTATAAATATTCACAAAATTCCTTTTATATGATAAAATAAAACAATCATATTTAATGGAGATGAAGTATGAATATTTTTAGAACTAAAGATGTTAGTTTGGGACGTACTGAAATGCACCGGCATTTAAAAGTATGGGATTTAATTTTATTAGGAATCGGTGCCATGGTAGGAACTGGGATTTTTACCATTACAGGAACCGCAGCAGCAACGCTTGCTGGTCCGTCACTGGTTGTATCCATAGTGATTTCTGCCCTTTGTGTTTCTTTATCCGCCCTCTTTTTCGCAGAGTTTGCCTCTCGTGTTCCTGCAACTGGTGGTGCTTATAGTTATTTGTATGCAATTTTGGGTGAATTACCAGCTTGGATTGCTGGTTGGTTGACCATCATGGAATTCATGACAGCAGTTTCTGGTGTGGCCTCTGGCTGGGCAGCTTATTTTAAAGGCTTGCTCAGTAACTATAGTATTTCAATGCCTCAAGCCTTGAATGGGACCTTTAACCCTGAGCAGGGTACCTATATAGACCTTTTACCTATTTTGGTATTGACACTGGTAACCGGTTTAGTTTTATTAAATTCCAAGGCAGCCTTGCGTTTTAATTCGCTTCTAGTCGTCTTGAAATTCTCTGCTCTCGCTTTGTTTATTCTAGTTGGTATCTGGTATATTAAACCAGAAAATTGGTCCAACTTTGCTCCCTTTGGTTTTGGTCAAATTTATGGTGGAAGTACTGGAATAATGGCAGGAGCATCTTTGATGTTCTTTGGTTTCCTAGGTTTTGAATCTATTTCTATGGCTGTTGATGAAATTCAAAACCCACAAAAAAATGTTCCACGAGGTATTGTTTTGTCATTGACAATCGTAACGATTCTCTATGCTTTGGTTACATTAGTATTGACAGGGATTGTTCACTACAGCCAACTCAATGTGGACGATGCTGTAGCATTTTCATTGCGAAGTATAGGAATTGGTTGGGCAGCTAATTATGTGTCATTAGTGGCCATTTTGACCCTAATAACAGTGTGTATTTCTATGACTTATGCCTTATCGCGTATGATTTACAGTTTAGCACGTGATGGTCTTTTACCTCGAAGTTTTAAGCAATTAAGCAAAACAAGTCGTGTTCCTAAAAATGCGACCATCTTAACTGGAGTTGCTTCTGCAATAGCAGCAGGAGTATTTCCGCTAGCTAGTATCGCGGCCTTTTTAAATATTTGTACGCTGGCTTATCTTATCTTACTGGCTTATGGAATTATAAAACTTAGAAAGGATAAGGGAATGCCTAAAGAAGGAGAATTCAAAACTCCCCTAGTTCCCTTGTTACCGATTTTATCTATTCTAATCTGTGTTTCCTTTATGCTTCAATATAGTATAGAAACATGGATTGCGTTTGGCATTGCTCTTGTAGTTGGACTTGTGATTTACTTTACTTATGGCTATCGTCATTCTACACTTTCTGAATAGAGAAAAAGCTGGAACTTCCCAGCTTTTTCTTTATTCTTTTATATAGGTAAATCCTTCACCAAGGATTTCGTGAGCTTCAGTAATAGTTATAAAGGCTTGAGGATCAACTTGATGAATCATATCTTTCATTTTTACAATTTCATTTCTTCCGACAATACAGTAGATGATTTTTAAATCTTTCTTACTATAGTATCCTTGACCAGAAAGAAAGGTTACCCCACGTCCGAGTTCATCATTAATCTTTTTAGCTAATTTATCAGGATACTGAGTAATAATTATAAAGCCTTTTCCAGCGTAGCCACCTTCTCCAATAAAATCAATGACACGTGTGATGATAAAATCGAACAAAAGTGTATAGGTAACTAGACGAAGATCTTGGAAGAGTATTAAAATTAACATTAGGATAAAGAAGTCAATCCCAAAAAGCAATTTTCCGATGGATATATTCGTATATTTGTTTAGGATACGAGCAACAATATCCGATCCACCGGTTGTTCCACCAGCATTGAAAATAACTCCTAACCCGATTCCAAGCAGAACACCGGAAACCAAGGAAACGATTATCAAATCACCTTGTAAATCAAACTGTAAGGGAATACGTTCAAATACTGCCAACCAAACAGATAGAGAAAAAGTACCTAAAAGGCTTGAATAGAGGGTTTTAGGGCCAAATATTTTCCAAGCCAAAATGAATAAGGGAATATTAATTAAAAGATTCATCAAGGAGACAGGAATCTTGAAGAGATAGTATGTAATTAGGGTGACACCAGTTGCTCCTCCCTCGAAGAGATGATGGGGAACAACAAAATAGGTAAGACCAAAAGCATAAATAGCTGCACCCAGTATGATGGTGATAATAGGCTGTATTTTTCGAAGCATGATTTTCCCTCGCTTTTCTATAGATTGATTATACCAAAATTTCAAACTTTTTCATTGGATCCCTTATGATTTTTTAACAATTTTTTGATATAATAAGAGTGAAAAATCTAATTCCTATCTAGTATAATAGAAAGATTGATTATATGACAAAAGTAAAAATTGTAACAGATTCTTCTGTTACTATCGAACCAGAAGTTGTTAAAGAACTTAATATTACAGTTGTTCCCCTATCGGTTATGATTGATAGCGTGCTTTATTCGGACTCAGATTTGAAAGAAGGTGAGTTCCTTCATCTTATGCAACAAAGTAAGAATCTTCCTAAAACGAGTCAACCCCCAGTAGGAGTATTTGCTGAAGTTTTTGAAGAATTAGGAAAAGATGGTAGTCAAATTCTTGCAATACATATGTCTCATGCCTTGTCTGGAACGGTTGAGGCTGCTCGTCAAGGTGCAAGTTTATCTGCTGCGGATGTGACAGTTATTGATAGCTCATTTACCGATCAGGCTATGAAGTTTCAGGTTGTTGAAGCCGCAAAACTTGCTAAAGAAGGAAAAGATTTAGAAACAATTGTAGCTGCCGTTGAAGAAATCAAACAAGACACAGAACTTTACATTGGGGTTTCAACTTTAGAAAACTTAGTGAAAGGTGGACGTATCGGACGTGTGACAGGTTTGTTAAGTTCCCTTTTGAACATTCGTGTTGTGATGCATATGAAAGATCATGAATTGCAACCTATTGTTAAAGGTCGCGGTGCTAAAACGTTTAAAAAATGGTTAGACGAGTTGGTAGAAACTCTTTCTCATAAAGCGGTTGCTGAAATTGGGATTTCCTATGCAGGAAATAATGAGTGGGCTAATGAAATGAAGAGTTTATTGCAAAAATATGTTGAAAAACCGATATCAGTTTTAGAAACAGGTTCTATTATTCAAACTCATACAGGAGAAAATGCATGGGCTATTTTAATACGATATGTTTCCTAAAAAAATAGTGAAAATTCATTCAAAATAGTGTTTTTGACTTGACCTACGGGAGTTTTTAGGATATGATTATATTTGTTAATTAGAAATTATTTGGAGGATTTTTTAACATGGCAAACAAACAAGATTTGATCGCTAAAGTAGCAGAAGCTACAGATTTAACTAAGAAAGATTCAGCAGCAGCAGTTGAAGCTGTATTTGCAGCAGTAACTGAGTATCTTGCAGCTGGAGAAAAAGTTCAATTGATCGGTTTTGGTAACTTTGAAGTTCGTGAGCGTGCTGCACGTAAAGGTCGCAACCCACAAACTGGTAAAGAAATCAAAATTGCAGCTTCTAAAGTTCCAGCATTCAAAGCTGGTAAAGCTCTTAAAGACGCTGTTAAATAATGACACTTTAAAAAGTCTATTGCATCAAGCTTTCTAGCTTGGTCGATAGGCTTTTTTTGTTGCTTTGGGGCATTTTGGGGGCATAGACTAATACTTTTCTATGACATCTGCAACGATTGTTTTCATTTGTTTAGTAATATGAGTATAAATTTGTGGCGTTGTTTTAGTATATGAGTATCCAACACGATCAAAACGGTGTGAGATAAGGAATCTTTTGGAAAATAGTCTTTCAGTCTTTAGGGGAAAAGAAAAAAGGCTCTCATTAAATGAGAACCTAGTTACAATTAGTTTTTAGAAGCAGCTTGGAATTCTGGGTTTTTCCAAGCTTCGTCAATAATAGCTTGTAATTCTTTAGCAGATGCTTGCATTTTTTGAGTTTCTGCGTCGTTCAATGGGATATTTACTGGACGAACGATACCGTGTGCACCAACGATAGCTGGTTGACCGATAAAGACATTTTCAACACCGTATTGACCTTCTTGGAATACAGAAAGTGGAAGTACTGCATTTTCATCGTCAAGGATTGCTTTTGTGATACGAGCGAGGGCTACAGCGATACCGTAGTATGTGGCTCCTTTTTTGTTGATGATTGAGTAAGCAGCATCACGAACTGAGATGAAGAGCTCTACAAGGTCAGCTTCATCTAAGTCACGGTTAGCTTGTAGCCATTGTTCCAATTTAACACCTGCAACGTTAGCGTGAGACCAAACAGCAAACTCAGAGTCACCGTGTTCACCCATGATGTAGGCATGGACTGAACGAGCATCAACACCGATTTTTTCAGCAAGTGCTTGACGGAAACGAGCTGAGTCAAGTGAAGTACCTGAACCGATAACACGTTCTTTAGGGAATCCAGAGAATTTCCAAGTTGAGTAAGTCAAGACGTCAACTGGGTTAGCAGCGACAAGGAAGATACCTTTGAAACCTGATTCAACAACTTGTGTTACGATTGATTTGTTGATAGCAAGGTTCTTACCTACAAGGTCAAGGCGAGTTTCACCTGGTTTTTGAGGAGCACCAGCTGTGATAACAACAAGGTCAGCATCAGCACAGTCTTCGTATTTAGCAGCGTAGATTTTTTTAGGTGAAGTGAAGGCAAGGGCGTGGCTAAGGTCTTCGGCATCACCAACTGCTTTTTCAAACAATTGTGGAATTTCAATGATACCAAGTTCTTGTGCAATTCCTTGTGTAACGAGGGCGAAAGCGTAAGAAGAACCTACGGCACCGTCACCGACGAGGATAACTTTTTTGTGTTGTTTAGTTGCTGTCATTTGTCTAAACATCTCCTTTGTTTTATTAAGGGAAATTCCCCATTTGATTTCATTCTATCACTTTTAAATAGCTTTGTCACGGATATACCTTGCAGTTCTTGATGTAAACGTTTTATCGTTTTAGATATCTGAAATATAGCGAATATTATGGTATAATATATATAATTACTAATAGTGAAATGAGGCATTTATTAATGCAGGATAGAAATTTAGTGAATGTCAATCTGACAAAGGAGATGAAGACGAGCTTTATCGACTACGCCATGAGTGTTATCGTAGCGCGGGCCCTTCCTGATGTTCGAGATGGCTTGAAACCCGTTCACCGTCGGATTCTCTATGGAATGAATGAATTGGGTGTTACTCCAGACAAACCACATAAAAAATCTGCTCGTATTACTGGGGATGTCATGGGTAAATATCACCCACACGGGGATTCCTCTATCTATGAAGCCATGGTCCGTATGGCTCAATGGTGGAGTTACCGTTACATGCTTGTAGATGGTCATGGGAACTTTGGTTCCATGGATGGTGATGGTGCTGCCGCCCAGCGTTACACTGAGGCACGTATGAGCAAGATTGCTCTGGAAATGCTTCGTGATATTAACAAAAATACAGTTGATTTCGTTGATAACTATGATGCCAATGAACGTGAACCCTTGGTCTTGCCAGCACGCTTTCCAAATCTTTTAGTTAATGGAGCAACTGGTATTGCGGTTGGGATGGCAACCAATATTCCGCCTCACAACTTGGGAGAAACCATTGATGCGGTGAAGTTGGTCATGGACAATCCTGAAGTGACCACTAAGGACTTGATGGAAGTCTTGCCTGGGCCAGATTTTCCAACTGGTGCTCTCGTTATGGGGAAATCAGGCATTCATAAGGCCTACGAAACTGGTAAAGGCTCCATTGTTCTTCGTTCTCGTACTGAAATCGAAGAAACTAAGACTGGCCGTGAGCGCATCGTTGTGACAGAATTTCCATACATGGTAAATAAAACCAAGGTACATGAGCATATTGTTCGTTTGGTTCAGGAAAAACGCATTGAGGGAATAACAGCAGTACGTGATGAGTCAAACCGTGAAGGTGTTCGATTTGTTATCGAAGTTAAGCGCGATGCCTCAGCAAATGTTATCCTCAACAATCTTTTCAAGATGACCCAGATGCAAACCAACTTTGGTTTCAATATGCTTGCTATCCAAAATGGTGTACCCAAGATTTTGTCTCTTCGTCAGATTTTGGATGCTTATATTGAGCACCAAAAAGAAGTGGTTGTTCGTCGGACACGTTTTGACAAGGAAAAAGCGGAAGCGCGTGCTCATATTTTAGAAGGTCTCTTGATTGCGCTAGACCATATCGACGAAGTGATTCGTATCATCCGTGCTAGTGAAACGGATGCTGAAGCACAAGCTGAGTTGATGAGCAAATTCAAGTTATCTGAACGTCAAAGTCAAGCCATTCTTGATATGCGTCTTCGTCGTTTGACAGGTTTGGAACGCGATAAGATTCAGTCTGAGTATGATGACCTCTTGGCTCTGATTGCAGATTTAGCAGATATTCTAGCTAAGCCAGAACGTGTTTCTCAAATCATTAAAGATGAATTAGACGAAGTCAAGCGTAAATTTGGTGACCAACGTCGTACGGAATTGATGGTTGGTGAAGTCTTAAGCATCGAAGATGAGGACTTGATTGAAGAAACGGATGTCTTGATTACACTTTCTAACAAGGGATACATCAAACGTCTCGACCAAGCTGAGTTCACCGCTCAAAAACGTGGTGGCCGCGGTGTTCAAGGAACAGGTGTTAAGGATGACGATTTTGTTCGTGAGTTAGTGTCGACTAGCACCCATGATCACCTACTCTTCTTTACAAATAAAGGCCGTGTTTATCGCCTGAAAGGCTATGAAATTCCTGAGTATGGCCGTACTGCTAAGGGCTTGCCGATTGTCAATCTTTTGAAATTGGATGAAGGCGAAAGTATTCAAACCATCATCAATGTTGAGTCTGAACGCAGTGATGATGCTTACCTCTTCTTCACAACCCGTCATGGTATTGTGAAGAGAACCAGCGTTAAGGAATTTGCTAACATTCGCCAGAATGGTCTCAAGGCTT is a window of Streptococcus mitis DNA encoding:
- a CDS encoding cysteine desulfurase — translated: MLDVEVIRKDFPILDQIVNDEPLVYLDNAATTQKPLAVLETINRYYEQDNANVHRGVHTLAERATASYEAARETIGKFINAGSTKEVLFTRGTTTSLNWVARFAEEVLTEGDQVLISVMEHHSNIIPWQEACRKTGAELVYVYLKDGALDMDDLRAKLTDKVKFVSLAHASNVLGVVNPIKEITQLAHQVGAIMVVDGAQSTPHMKIDVQDLDVDFFAFSGHKMAGPTGIGVLYGKEKYLEQMSPVEFGGEMIDFVYEQSASWKELPWKFEAGTPNMAGAIGLATAIDYLEKIGMDAIEAHEQELISYVFPKLQAIEGLTIYGSQDLAQRSGVIAFNLGDLHPHDLATALDYEGVAVRAGHHCAQPLLQYLDVPATARASFYIYNTKADCDKLVDALQKTKEFFNGTF
- the sufU gene encoding Fe-S cluster assembly sulfur transfer protein SufU; the protein is MALSKLDSLYMAVVADHSKNPHHQGKLEDAEQISLNNPTCGDVINLSVKFDAEERLEDIAFLNSGCTISTASASMMTDAVLGKTKQEILELATIFSEMVQGQKDDRQDSLGDAAFLSGVAKFPQRIKCATLAWNALKKTIENQENK
- the sufB gene encoding Fe-S cluster assembly protein SufB, with the protein product MAEERVEPKPIDLGEYKFGFHDDVKPVLSTGKGLNEDVIRELSAAKGEPEWMLEFRLKSYETFKKMPMQTWGADLSEIDFDDLIYYQKPSDKPARSWDEVPEKIKETFERIGIPEAERAYLAGASAQYESEVVYHNMKEEFQKLGIIFTDTDSALKEYPDLFKQYFAKLVPPTDNKLAALNSAVWSGGTFIYVPKGVKVDIPLQTYFRINNENTGQFERTLIIVDEGASVHYVEGCTAPTYSSNSLHAAIVEIFALDGAYMRYTTIQNWSDNVYNLVTKRAKAQKDATVEWIDGNLGAKTTMKYPSVYLDGEGARGTMLSIAFANAGQHQDTGAKMIHNAPHTSSSIVSKSIAKGGGKVDYRGQVTFNKNSKKSVSHIECDTIIMDDLSASDTIPFNEIHNSQVALEHEAKVSKISEEQLYYLMSRGLSESEATEMIVMGFVEPFTKELPMEYAVELNRLISYEMEGSVG
- a CDS encoding APC family permease, whose translation is MNIFRTKDVSLGRTEMHRHLKVWDLILLGIGAMVGTGIFTITGTAAATLAGPSLVVSIVISALCVSLSALFFAEFASRVPATGGAYSYLYAILGELPAWIAGWLTIMEFMTAVSGVASGWAAYFKGLLSNYSISMPQALNGTFNPEQGTYIDLLPILVLTLVTGLVLLNSKAALRFNSLLVVLKFSALALFILVGIWYIKPENWSNFAPFGFGQIYGGSTGIMAGASLMFFGFLGFESISMAVDEIQNPQKNVPRGIVLSLTIVTILYALVTLVLTGIVHYSQLNVDDAVAFSLRSIGIGWAANYVSLVAILTLITVCISMTYALSRMIYSLARDGLLPRSFKQLSKTSRVPKNATILTGVASAIAAGVFPLASIAAFLNICTLAYLILLAYGIIKLRKDKGMPKEGEFKTPLVPLLPILSILICVSFMLQYSIETWIAFGIALVVGLVIYFTYGYRHSTLSE
- a CDS encoding YitT family protein, which produces MLRKIQPIITIILGAAIYAFGLTYFVVPHHLFEGGATGVTLITYYLFKIPVSLMNLLINIPLFILAWKIFGPKTLYSSLLGTFSLSVWLAVFERIPLQFDLQGDLIIVSLVSGVLLGIGLGVIFNAGGTTGGSDIVARILNKYTNISIGKLLFGIDFFILMLILILFQDLRLVTYTLLFDFIITRVIDFIGEGGYAGKGFIIITQYPDKLAKKINDELGRGVTFLSGQGYYSKKDLKIIYCIVGRNEIVKMKDMIHQVDPQAFITITEAHEILGEGFTYIKE
- a CDS encoding DegV family protein; the encoded protein is MTKVKIVTDSSVTIEPEVVKELNITVVPLSVMIDSVLYSDSDLKEGEFLHLMQQSKNLPKTSQPPVGVFAEVFEELGKDGSQILAIHMSHALSGTVEAARQGASLSAADVTVIDSSFTDQAMKFQVVEAAKLAKEGKDLETIVAAVEEIKQDTELYIGVSTLENLVKGGRIGRVTGLLSSLLNIRVVMHMKDHELQPIVKGRGAKTFKKWLDELVETLSHKAVAEIGISYAGNNEWANEMKSLLQKYVEKPISVLETGSIIQTHTGENAWAILIRYVS
- a CDS encoding HU family DNA-binding protein, encoding MANKQDLIAKVAEATDLTKKDSAAAVEAVFAAVTEYLAAGEKVQLIGFGNFEVRERAARKGRNPQTGKEIKIAASKVPAFKAGKALKDAVK
- a CDS encoding L-lactate dehydrogenase; this encodes MTATKQHKKVILVGDGAVGSSYAFALVTQGIAQELGIIEIPQLFEKAVGDAEDLSHALAFTSPKKIYAAKYEDCADADLVVITAGAPQKPGETRLDLVGKNLAINKSIVTQVVESGFKGIFLVAANPVDVLTYSTWKFSGFPKERVIGSGTSLDSARFRQALAEKIGVDARSVHAYIMGEHGDSEFAVWSHANVAGVKLEQWLQANRDLDEADLVELFISVRDAAYSIINKKGATYYGIAVALARITKAILDDENAVLPLSVFQEGQYGVENVFIGQPAIVGAHGIVRPVNIPLNDAETQKMQASAKELQAIIDEAWKNPEFQAASKN
- the gyrA gene encoding DNA gyrase subunit A; this encodes MQDRNLVNVNLTKEMKTSFIDYAMSVIVARALPDVRDGLKPVHRRILYGMNELGVTPDKPHKKSARITGDVMGKYHPHGDSSIYEAMVRMAQWWSYRYMLVDGHGNFGSMDGDGAAAQRYTEARMSKIALEMLRDINKNTVDFVDNYDANEREPLVLPARFPNLLVNGATGIAVGMATNIPPHNLGETIDAVKLVMDNPEVTTKDLMEVLPGPDFPTGALVMGKSGIHKAYETGKGSIVLRSRTEIEETKTGRERIVVTEFPYMVNKTKVHEHIVRLVQEKRIEGITAVRDESNREGVRFVIEVKRDASANVILNNLFKMTQMQTNFGFNMLAIQNGVPKILSLRQILDAYIEHQKEVVVRRTRFDKEKAEARAHILEGLLIALDHIDEVIRIIRASETDAEAQAELMSKFKLSERQSQAILDMRLRRLTGLERDKIQSEYDDLLALIADLADILAKPERVSQIIKDELDEVKRKFGDQRRTELMVGEVLSIEDEDLIEETDVLITLSNKGYIKRLDQAEFTAQKRGGRGVQGTGVKDDDFVRELVSTSTHDHLLFFTNKGRVYRLKGYEIPEYGRTAKGLPIVNLLKLDEGESIQTIINVESERSDDAYLFFTTRHGIVKRTSVKEFANIRQNGLKALNLKDEDELINVLLTEEDTDIIIGTKFGYAVRFNQSAVRGMSRIATGVKGVNLREGDTVVGASVITDQDEVLIITDKGYGKRTVATEYPTKGRGGKGMQTAKITEKNGSLAGLMTVKGDEDLMIITDTGVMIRTNVANISQTGRSTMGVKVMRLDQDAKIVTFTTVAAAEKEEVGTGNETEGEA